A genomic region of Desulfovibrio sp. contains the following coding sequences:
- a CDS encoding SMR family transporter encodes MDISSLFQNAALPLVLLAAALDVTANMLLVRSDSFRRRAVGLLALALVGLAFYCLSLAVHHMDLAVAYAMWGGFGVLGTSVGGWLLLHQKLNPSAFAGIALLVCGMVLLHTS; translated from the coding sequence ATGGATATTTCAAGCCTGTTCCAGAACGCCGCCCTGCCGCTGGTTTTGCTGGCCGCCGCGCTGGACGTAACCGCCAATATGCTGCTTGTGCGCTCCGACAGCTTCCGCCGCCGCGCCGTGGGGCTGCTGGCCCTTGCGCTGGTGGGGCTGGCTTTCTATTGCCTTTCACTGGCAGTTCATCATATGGATTTGGCCGTGGCTTATGCCATGTGGGGTGGGTTTGGCGTGCTTGGCACATCCGTGGGCGGATGGCTGTTGCTGCACCAAAAGCTCAACCCCAGCGCATTTGCAGGCATTGCCCTGCTTGTCTGCGGCATGGTGTTGCTGCACACAAGCTGA
- a CDS encoding histidine phosphatase family protein: MSGLWLVRHGMLPPNPERRMVGARDIPLSSAGREQIRLLARQFMPAVQGALGAVICSDLDRCRETAAILMEAMPHGRPPLHVEPGLREINLGLWQGMTKAEIERAWPGAYAARGQDMAHFCPPQGESFMQAQRRALAAVARWRSFYPGATLLMVSHAGILGSLLAHYLALPLRDVLRIPQYYGCRAFVPEW, from the coding sequence ATGAGCGGCCTCTGGCTGGTGCGGCACGGTATGTTGCCGCCCAATCCGGAGCGGCGCATGGTCGGCGCGCGGGATATTCCCTTAAGTTCTGCGGGCCGGGAGCAGATACGCCTCTTGGCGCGGCAGTTCATGCCAGCGGTGCAGGGCGCGCTTGGTGCGGTCATCTGCTCGGATCTTGACCGCTGCCGCGAGACTGCCGCCATCCTGATGGAGGCAATGCCGCACGGGCGGCCCCCCCTGCATGTGGAACCCGGTTTGCGCGAGATTAACCTTGGCCTCTGGCAGGGCATGACCAAGGCGGAAATTGAGCGCGCGTGGCCCGGCGCATATGCCGCGCGTGGGCAGGATATGGCGCATTTTTGCCCTCCGCAGGGCGAAAGCTTCATGCAGGCCCAGCGCCGCGCCCTGGCGGCGGTGGCGCGGTGGCGCAGTTTTTACCCAGGTGCAACCCTGCTCATGGTTTCGCATGCGGGTATTCTGGGCAGTCTGCTGGCCCACTACCTTGCCCTGCCGCTCAGGGATGTGCTGCGCATTCCCCAATACTACGGGTGCCGCGCCTTTGTGCCGGAATGGTAG